The Gadus chalcogrammus isolate NIFS_2021 chromosome 14, NIFS_Gcha_1.0, whole genome shotgun sequence sequence AGTGTAGTGAAATGAAAGTATCGATTGTAAGCATATCCCTATAAAGGAAAATTATGATTTTCCTGATAATGCACGGATCGGAGAATCGATCAATCAGAAGAGTATCTATCATCAGAGAAACCTTCCAATGGCTAGAATAGCACATTGGATAAAACCGTTCTATGGGTTTCACTGGGACATAATGAATTCGATTGGACAGGAAGATTTAAAATCTGTAGTAGTTATGTTATTAATTCCAGACTGTAGTGTGGTATATGATGGGAAATATGGCAGCACACTGGAGTTAAGCACATCGACCTTGTTGCCTTATGTATTGTGAACATTAGAATCCTAGGGAAATCACCTTTACGTCTGAGATTCAGGTTGTAAACTTGTCAATGTTTTAGAATAACCTTTACCCTTTTGAATACATGTTGGGTAAATATTGTTCGAATGGTTTAATCTCATAATTCCTATGCCAATACCACTGTGAGGCTAAGTCCTCCCCTTTGTAAGCACATAATGGCATCTAGCTCATATAACTGACAATATTGTGTGTGACAGTTACTGTCCGTGACACGTGGCAGAGTAGTTATACATACTGTCACTTCTATTTGGCCACATGATGTCCCGTTTATACAACAATGAAGCTTATCCATGCCCCTGTCCAAACAGTTCTGGGGGAAGGTCATCAAAGGTTTATCCAGACCATGATGATCAGGGGTATCGTAAACGAACAAGAGGCCAAGACGCTCCATCAACACTGCTGTGAGGTCCACAAAGGTAGGCTTAGGTGCAGTTGTCATAACGAGCAGTCCATCTTCTATGCGTTACTATGAACCCACCTAGGCTGAATGACGATGTTATCCCGGACTACCCCTGCATGATTTCTGTTCTCTTAGTTACAATTAGCTGTGTCTACCAGCAGTCCTAAGAGCAGGAAGAATGAGAACATTACAAGAAAAACCTCAACGAAACCAAGGTTAAAATGACAATTCAAATTAGATTTGAAATGTTTGCATATTGCCTTGTCAAATTTTTCATATAAGACCTCCATATTTATTCTCCTTGACTCTATTGTTGTTCTTCTTGGCATGTTATTCTTCTTATTCCAGGGACTGTTCATTGTTGTACACGGTTAATAGGAAGTAAGCGACAGGAAAGTGTGTTGCAGTAGCCTGGGTGAACGCTGCGGTTCCTGACCTCAGCCTCGAGATCAAATCTTAGTTTGGCAGAATGCTTTTTTTGTGGCCTAAAGTGCTTTTACCAAGGGCACAGCCCTAAGAAAGGCTTGGGTAAAAAGGGTTACCTCACATTAACACCATCCTGGGCTTCTTTTTTCTGTGATGCACACCACACAACAAGTACTTAAAAGTGAGCTCTGTGTAACAAAATGTGTTCCTGCAGAGCACTATGTTGCAGACAAACTCGAAGAGTTCATCCAGGTGGTCAACTCTAAGCTGGAGTCCTTGAATATGCAGATCAGGACGCGTGCTTCAGAGGACGACGGCATGACATGCTACGCTCTGGTTAGTATCGAAATTGTCCTACTAGTATAACACTCTTGTAAGTCCCTACACGTACTGCTAATACCATACTCTGGTTAGTCCCTACATAGTACTATTCACTGGCGCCATCTTTGGAGGGCACAAGGTTTCTTGCACCCCCAATGACGATGTTTGAAGATTGAAACGAAGTGTGTTTGTAGATTGAAACGAAGTGAACTGGGACGTATTTGTTGTCTGTCCTTTTAAATAATGCAAGCGAGATAGAGCGCTGCGCGATAGAATGCTGTGCTGCGTGATAAAACGCTACGCTGTGCTGCGATAGCATCCCGCCACCTCCCTATCTCTTCCCCCAACAATCGTTTTAAAGCATCGCTAGCAACATTCCTGACGTACTCAATGATTCCCTGCTTGGACTTGGTTTGTCCTGGTCAGACTGTAGAGGACAGTGCTACGATGGGTCTGCAAATATGTCAGGGAGCAGGTCGGGCTTACAAGCGCGCGTCAAGGACATACAAGAGTAATGTACGTGCATTGTAATGCCCACATTGGGAAACTTGCCATTCAAGAAGCCGTTTGAAAGGTTAACATATCCCAAGATGCGATGAAGAAAGTCAAAGAGCTGAGCAATACATCAGAGTTACCAAAAAGACTGGAACGGTTTGACTCTTTCCGTAAGCCTGCCGGTGGGAACAGTTTTCGCCTGCTTTTCCCCTGCCGCTGGACAATGAGAGTGAGCAGTTTGAAGTCAGTTCTTGAGAACTACCAGAACCTGGCCAGTCACCTCCATGAATTCTCAGAAAAATCGAATGGTGATTTGGGTTACCAAATGCAGTGGTCTCTTGAAACGGCTACGCATGTTTATGGAGAATAAGTGCACACCACCACTAGTAACGCATTTATAAAACGTGTTCGTCCATGGATGGAGCAGTTAAATCATACATTATCACAGCCATAATTTGGAATGTGTACAACAATTGGATAtagaaaatatgtaaataattcATGAGCTACTGTTCTGAACCTCAAATTCTGAAAGCAGGACTTTGGAGAAGTCATATAGCCTACCTTTTGGTGGAACACATTTGAacttaatatttatatttataaaagaTGGGTGAACTGCTCTACTACCAATATGGCTTTGAAGTAAAGCTAGAACGAGTTCCCAGACGGATGCTTCCTGTGTGCTTTAGCTTGCCTTGTCTGGCCCTCCCGGCCGGTTGTGCGACCATCACTGGCCACTAAAGTAGTGTTAATTACTGTCTTCCTCAGAGTCACATTAATCCCTTCAGGCTGACTGATCAAAAGCTGAATAAAAGCCCTGTTGAATcttattttaaactattaaaagAGGAACACCACAGGATAATGTGTAGTGTTGGTTCCCTTCTGTTTAGGTCAATACAGCAAACAACGAACTCACCAGGATGTCATCCGACTACGCAGACAATGAGTTGGAACTATTCAGGCGAACGGTAGGTTCTGTCCCTTGTATGCTCTTTCTTCATGATGGTTTATAATAATCATAAGGAGGATAATAAAAAGTACTCCGGGCTATGGTGCTATTTAAGGGACACAAAGGGCTTTACATAGTGAGTGTGAGGGATATCACGCCGAGAGATGTGAAACTAGCCAGTTAGAGGCCAGGGGCCATGTAGAGTCAGGGATGCATTCCAgaattaaaggggacatattataccaccagctgtgagtgtgattagccatacaagccgttttgaaaatgtgcagcttctgacatcacaggtaggcgtgtccacctagatgtatgacggatagatgagcaacgtttgctaaagtccactgggtaggctggtagactgatctatccagcacacatctgggTTGACAtccccacctgtgatgtcagaagccgcacattttcaaaacggcttgtaatagctaatcacactcacacctggtggcataatatgtcgCCTTTTATATATGTTTAAAATCCAAATATTTTTATCTCGACCTTGATATACTCCTTCTATCGTGATGTGCGATGTATACATCAAATAACCTTAAATGTGCTTATTGACGTCTTTATGATCCAGATGGACCTGATAATGTCTTCGGACGACAGCACAGCTTCCTCCACAGACATCCTGAACATGGCAGACAGTCTACAGACCCGGAAGCTGACAAAGAGCGCTGCAGAGTGCCTGCTGAAACGCCTGGTGTCCGATAACTGGCttgtagaggtgtgtgtgtgtgtgtgtgtgtgtgtgtgtgtgtgtgtgtgtgtgtgtgtgtgtgtgtgtgtgtgtgtgtgtgtgtgtgtgtgtgtgtgtgtgtgtgtgtgtgtgtgtgtgtgtgtgtgtgtgtgtgtgtgtgtgtgtgtgtgtgtgctagatgtagatattaaggagcaggttcgTTTTATGTCCCAGGAGTGCGGTTGGAGACTTTTTTGGGATGATGTAAATCCCCGATATGTtgttaataaaatatttatttacgaTGAGGACTCTTCACCAGAAATGGGATTACCCCTCAGTTTCTTCTACTTTCAACGCCTAGGTCACTagaatattaataatgatgctTAATGATAACTTTATTAGTTTGAAGTTTGGTAATGCTACTTTAGATCCTACCTACCCTTCTGCTGTTCTCATGCGACCATGTTCGTTTGAATGCTTGGTTGCTGTAGAAACAAGGAGACTACAGCCTGTCGACGCGGTGCGTCATGGACATGGAGCCATACATCCGGACCATGTATGATGAAGAGCAGGTGAAGGTGTGCGCCGTGTGCCACTGTCTGGCCTTCAAGGTGAACACCTACCGTCTGAGCTCCACAACGGGGACTGGGAAGGGGATAGCTTGATGATACGTTTTAATCACATTATATGACATAAGGTTCAGTAGGGCAGGGTGTTACTACAAGTTGCCACAATTAGAAGctaataatttatttttctatGTTAAGTGTCTTTGAGATTCTTATAATTAGTCCAGTGTCCATTGTCTCCAGTCTACTACTAGATATTTTGCAGGCGacaagtaagggataatgcccgacaaGGTGTAATAATGGACACCttgaagggcattatcccgcttataccatggtcacttgccaaagaaaatacatcaaaactattcatttatattttcatgcgttttacaatccaaatataacgtttttcacaagccataactttgtttccctggtaacgcctgagggtttgactaatacctggaacaaccattaccctcccgtagggctgggtaaaaatatgcactgcaatttatttgttctcgattcaatttcgattcagattatttttttagcgattatttccataaaaaaaagagagaaaaaagaagcATACTCAGTCTTTGTAATCTAGTATGGCGAGTATGGCTAAATTGACATgcacttttacatttgtccatgttatgattattagaTTTATGatgcaagtttagctcaggaacaatactatacaatgttGTATTCTAATACTATACAATGttgtattccctttttgctaaTTAAAGCACAATTAAATggttaattaattttgaaatgGTTGATTCTAAATAATctttaggtatttttgtcatctgcccgtattattgaatcgatatcgaagcaattggatcaatatcaaatcgaatcaagacctaaagaatctgaattgaattgaattgtgaggtacatggcaatacccagccctaccctcccgtaaggttcttatgcaacggaaacgttgttcactcctccagtaaataggacggaccgtagctacgacttggcaatgggaggtattctagtccgctcagctatgagccagagagataacgttatgcattgtacatatttataatttgaaattcgtcccagcctttataccacagatactatagggtctctagcatataaccgcgtttttggattacagtttaatgcatttttcacaaaatACCAGCTCTCGTTTGGAAGGCTGAagagacaatttgactggaactacttggcaggtgtccgtatatcaggggttaatgcacaccctgcagccaatcacaatcgagtattcccccagaccatggtataagAAGCCTTAACTTCTACCTGCTTCTATGACATTTTATAAAGTCTCTCTGGATAGTGTATATAGTATCTATTAAAGTATCTATTCATTTACAAAACGgtttattttgtcattttaGAAGAGTGTTCTTCTGTTTGTCCTGCAGTACCAGATATGTGCAAACCCTCTGTGTACTGTAAAGATCCACAACCCATGTGCCGAGAAATACTTCAAGAAGAAAGCGGTGCAGAGATGTCCGGAATGCAGTGAGCTTTGGCCTAATAAAGTCAGAGGTAACTCCTACACACCTTGAATGATCCAGTTTCAAACTAGAGTATTCTAGGTTAATCATTGAGATTAAAGCCTGCAACGTTCTAGGCTGGAGCCTCTTCCAACGTCATTTTTTTCTATCGAAAATCTGCCGCCATTGATTTTGGATTTCAATGGCATTTCTAAAATGCCTCTGGATGTAATTGGATAGGCCTTAAACCAATCATGGCAACGAAAATGGTGACGTATCGTACTGCATAATTACTTCAGAATAACTGTGTAAACTTGTTTGAACCAAAGTTTTTATTGACTTTTGTGCCAAGTTATTAAACTTGAAGTAAAATTTGTAGTTGTTTACTTATATCTAAATGTGTTAAACATTGCAGTTAACAATATAAATGTCCCTAGGCTAGGCTCCTGGAAGGTTAACCAACAGGTGTTTAACCCTTTCTCCCAACTGATTTTTATTCAGTCGGGGTTAACCAATGTGCTCACTAGTGGGGGTGGTTTGAATGTTCCATTAACTGAGAGCCTTTTTATACCAATAAATCATACATGCCAACTAATAATAGAATATGTACCCATCAGTTAAGAAAATACAAGTTCAAACAAGTTACTTGTAAGAACCCAAATTGTTACCCCCTTTTATCATATTGTCATATCTTCTTCCGCAGTTCCAAGAAAATTGTAACATactagggatgtgaataactcaaaTTATTCATGGTAGTATAATTGATTATTCAATGTGTGCCGAcagtcacaaacacagccaTAGATCAGCGCAATCAATGTCTTTAAcacgacaaacaaacaaaccgtaTTCTGGTATAATTCTTCATAAATTTCTTCTTGTAAAAACTTCAGCTTCTGTAAACGTCCTAGGTAACCTACACAATGCACTGTTGATTGACATCAGACCCGCTCCCCAATTATTTGTCTTTGCTTTATTTCAGAGTGcagacaatctctctctcagcgTCAAAGATGAAGGCTGGTTTCCTTGGGTAACAATAATAAACGAATgagtttcagtttcagtttcttCTTCCAAAGGCTTGTCTTTTTTTACCTTGATATTAAacatttcccttgaataatGTCTTTTATTACTAACAAATCTCATGAAAGCTGAGCACCAAACCCTAAATGCCCCatacgagctggctgtcgccctgcatggccGACTCCGCCTTCGCTGTGTGTATTGATGGttgtaagtagctttggataaaagcgtctgctgaatgccctcaatgtaaatgtatggaGCAAACATTTCTAATGAGTTTCTAAAGCGGAGTTATATACTTTAATTTAAGACTTTAACTATATTTTCTCGCTGAATTCTGAGAGTACGCTTTTATCATCATAATGTAAAGTTTTTATGATCCTTTCTAAATTCAAATTCTTGTAATACAAATCTAGAAAGCAGCCTATAACCTAAAGCACATAGAAATGCATCATAACTGAAGTTAAATGAATATAATCTCCAGATTGGTTTAATAACATGAGACATAGGAATGATATATCCAATGCGTATTAACTGTTATAAAATAGATCAGTGGTTCCTAGTTTGCCTAGACCAGGTGGGGCATGAAATGTGGGATTCTAAGTATTCATGACTGGGATACAGTAACTCCAATGAGCAagtgtatagatatataattaTGATTTATCATTTGCTTTGCTTTTAGATATTTCAGTGTAATTTCAATACAATGCATTCATTGATACATTTTTCACAGTTACTTTATTACCCTGTATGCGTGTTATTTTTTGGACAATCTGTGAAATGAGTTGCTAAAACTTCCAATAACATGTCAGAATGTCAGAGACATCTTCCATAATGATCCCCAGTATGAGCCTGATGGCCTGCACCTGGGTCGGAACTGAGCATAGAAGAGTGGGTTTAGGGTGGAGTTGATGGGGTACTCAATTGGCGGACTCCACTCCGGATCAGgacccaaacacaatgaaattcAGACCTAGACGAAAATCAATAttccaatattttttatatgACCTAAGCGAGATTTCATTGGCGTTTGATTTCAGGATGTGTTTCCAATCACGTATCTACCTCGTGCCCAATCCAAATGTTCTATCAGCTGTTGTGTAATAActatttccttcagctaaatgaggactaaaccgagataattgtatttggtgctaaaacggaaaggcttaaagtaacccaacaccttcactctgtCCCTGGAAACCTCAATcgaagccagaaatctagggattatcatggattcagatttacatttcaacaGTCATATCAAATCTGTTAAATCTGCatattaaaaatgtagcaagaatTAGAGGGCTCATGCCcacgaagacttacaaaaacgtgtacatgcctttatcaccaGTAAGCTTGATTAtagcaatggtctccttacaggtctcccaaaaaaaCTAAGGAAaattcagcttgttcagaatgctgctgctagagttctaacaaagacaaaaaatttgaacacattacaccaattcttaaatcatTACATTGGCTttctgtaggtcagagaattgatcctaaaatcatgttgctaacctataaatccttacatggtttagggccaaaatatttaactgatatgcttccactacataagccttctagaccactaagatcttctgagaccaatctgttaattatccccagagtaaacacgaaacttgggaaagcaggatttagtcaCCATGCAACAAATAGTTGCCTGGAATAAACACCCTGAGGATTTAAGTATTGCCTCAACTCTGaccaccttcaaaacaagactgaagacttttgtttgcttcagctttctgctaaatcttaaatatatagcactttctaaaatgctttaacttaacctttattttctattttattaataaaatgcctttttaactttgcctttaatTTCTATTTTTaacagaaagatacatgatctgataccggagagaaaggataagggtttgagacccaagttctgtctgggttagagttctagaatctgggttggagtcccagagaaaggaccaagttcctttaggtcgggttggattCCCGACGTGGGTACCGGAGAGACTGTTGATCGTTCATCATTGCCCTTTCTAAAATGCTgatctattttactcattttttgcatatgttttcttttacttatctattttattttattgtatgacaatgtttatacatgaagcactttgagtctgccttgtgtatgtaagtgctgtaataaagttgccttgccttgccaatGAAAACTCATTGTGGCCGCGAGCGCAAGCAAGGTCTGCGAGTGCTTTTTACCTCCACAGTCTGTCAGCCCGTTCGGGTCACATTCCCCGGTGGGGATTTAAGGCACAATGCATGCATGGTtaagaaggaattgggggaaaggaaggaAGTCAGAGCTGAGGACTTTTTTAGTGCGATTGATGCCGTCCTTGGAGAAGTGGATGGTGGCCCATTTGGCTGAATTCAATTACCTGATTGTGATAGTAACCTACCAGCTGCTACTCCCAGAGGGTCTGAGGGAAGTGGTCTTCTGACAGCCTCACCAAGACCATGTTCATCAGGTTACAGAGCGCAACCCTGCTAATCCAGCAAAGATGCTACTGGCCATTGTAAAAGCTTTTAAACCTAAACAGATTCTTGCTGCTGACttttgtttgagagagagagagagtattatgGTATGGTATCAACAGAATTGTTTTCAAAGTTTTCCCGTGACCATCGAACCAACCGATACAAATTTACGCAACGTTGAAGAGCGATTGATCCCAAAAtatgtctgtgggggggggggggacgtgcgacgtctggcctgcagggggggtggggggtaggggACGGTTGGGAACACATCGGATCggctgggggggttggacctggtTGCGAGCAGGTGCCCGCGATCAGGTCCAATCAGggaatgtgtatttatgtgcctgctttgtgttgcAGTAGGAGAGAGACGTTACCTGAGAGAGACAGGTtacctgagagacagagagatccagAGACTGCTCAACCTATATAGAACCAGGAAGCGCATGGATCGACCGTTTTGGTATAGTTTTGGAGCATGTCTTAAGTTTGCTTTATTCAATAAAAGAGCTCCCAACAAAGGGACAAAGGAAACTGGTCTCCCCGTGCTCATTACCTTGCTACAATGTCTTATATGATTTTCAACATAGTAATCTGCAATTTAATCCCTGTTACTGGATCCCAAATTTAGAGAAAAAGGGGAACTTATTGTATACCGCTACGGGGTGTGATTGTGAATCTTAGTCTGAGCAGCGATTACATGGTATATCCCTACTGTGTCTGGCGCATTTCATACAACATCGCTTATTATAAAGCTTATAGTTGCCGTGGGCCATAACCATGGCGATAACACAGACGCCTTCTTTCCAACAGCTCTCAGCCCAAATCGTTTTTT is a genomic window containing:
- the nsmce1 gene encoding non-structural maintenance of chromosomes element 1 homolog codes for the protein MVLGEGHQRFIQTMMIRGIVNEQEAKTLHQHCCEVHKEHYVADKLEEFIQVVNSKLESLNMQIRTRASEDDGMTCYALVNTANNELTRMSSDYADNELELFRRTMDLIMSSDDSTASSTDILNMADSLQTRKLTKSAAECLLKRLVSDNWLVEKQGDYSLSTRCVMDMEPYIRTMYDEEQVKVCAVCHCLAFKYQICANPLCTVKIHNPCAEKYFKKKAVQRCPECSELWPNKVRECRQSLSQRQR